In the genome of Spirochaetaceae bacterium, the window CCCACGGGCCGCCGGCCGTCCTCGGCAGGGCGCGCGAGCGGGCCGGGGCGGGTGGCCCGACCCGGTTCGCCCGCCGGCGCCCGATGGGGCGCCGGTCCGGCGCGGGCGGGAACGGATGATTTCCGTACAGGATTTGCACATGCGCTTCGGCGGCATCCGTGCCGTCGACGGCGCGTCGCTCACCATCGAGCGCGGCGCCATCACCGGCCTGATCGGCCCCAACGGCGCCGGCAAGACGACCCTGTTCAACGTCATCGCCGGCGTGCACCGGCCCACTGCCGGGCACGTGTACCTGGATGGCGAAGAGATCACCGGGCTGCAGCCGCACGAGTTGTTCGCCAAGGGAGTGCTGCGCACCTTCCAGATCGCGCACGAATTCTCCACGCTGACGGTCAGAGAGAATCTGATGACCGTGCCGGGCGGCCAGTCCGGCGAGCGCTTGCCCAACGTGTGGCTTCGGCCCGGCAGGGTTCGCGCCGAGGAGGCCGCGCTACGCACCAGGGCGGAGGAGGTGATCGAGTTCCTGAAGCTCGATGCCGTGGCGGACGAACTCGCCGGCAACCTGTCGGGCGGGCAAAAGAAGCTGGTCGAACTCGGGCGCACCATGATGGCCCAGCCGCGCGTGGTGCTGCTCGACGAGGTCGGCGCCGGGGTCAACCGCACTCTGCTCAAGGAGATCTCCGGCGCCATTCTGCGCCTCAATCTGCATCGCGGTTACACGTTCTGCATCATCGAGCACGACATGGAGCTGATCTCCCTGCTCTGCGACCCGGTCATCGTCATGGTGGAGGGAAAGGTGCTGACCCAGGGATCGGCTCCCGAGGTGCAGTCCGACGAGCGGGTAGTCGAGGCGTACCTCGGCTCCGGGTCGGTGACCCGCGACGGGCGCAGCGTGGAACCCCGGGCATGAGCTTGTTGGAGGGCGAGGCGCTGACCGGCGGTTACGGCGGTCCCGACATTCTGCGCGGCTGTTCGGTGGCCGTGGACGAGGGGGAGATCGCGGTAGTGGTGGGGCCCAACGGCGCCGGCAAGTCGACCGCCATGAAGGCGCTGTTCGGGCTGCTGAACCTGCGCGCCGGCAGCGTGCATCTTGCCGGCGAGGAGATCACCGCGCTGGCGCCGCAGGCGAGGGCGCGCAGGGGCATGGGCTTTGTGCCGCAGACCGACAACGTGTTCCGGTCGATGACCGTGCAGGAGAACCTGGAGATGGGCGCGTTCATCCGCGGCGACGACATCTCCGGCACCTTGAACGAGGTGTACCGCCTGTTCCCGGTGCTGCGGGAAAAGCGCCGCCAGCCGGCGGGCGAGCTGTCCGGCGGCCAGCGCCAGCAGGTGGCGATCGGGCGCGCATTGATGAACCGGCCGCGCGTGCTGATGCTCGACGAGCCCACCGCCGGCGTGTCGCCCATCGTCACCAAGGAGCTGTTCGAATGCATCGTCGACATCGCCTCCGGCGGCGTCGCGGTCCTCATCGTCGAGCAGAATGCCCGCCAGGCGCTGGCACTGGCCGATACCGGGTTCGTGCTGGTGCAGGGCCGCAACCGCCACACCGGCCCGGGCGGCGAACTGCTGGCGGACCCCGAGATTCGCCGCTCCTTTCTGGGAGGCTGACCGGTGACCGACCTCGTCAACGCGGTGGTGCTCCTGGCCAACTTCGTGCTCGTGCCCGCCGCCGTGTACGGCTGCCAGCTCGCCCTTGGCGCCCTCGGCGTCACGCTGGTGTACGGCGTGCTGCGCTTCTCCAACTTCGCCCACGGCGAGACCATGGCGTTCGGCGCCATGGTCACCATTCTCGTCACCTGGCTGCTGCAGTCCTGGCAAGTCGGCATCGCTCCCCTGCCAACCGCACTGCTGGCGCTTCCCGTCGGAATCGCGGCCGGCGCCGGCTTGTGCGTGGTGACCGATCGCTGGGTGTACCGTTTCTACCGCCGCAAGAAGGCCGCGCCAGTGATCCTGATGGTGGCCTCGGTGGGCGTCATGTTCGTGGTGGGTGGGCTGATCCGCTTCGTGATCGGCCCCGACGACCAGGTATTTACCGACGGCACCCGGTTCGTGGTCAGCGTGCGCCAGTTCAAGGAGGCCACCGGGCTGCGCGAAGGACTCGCCATCAAGACCACGCAGACCATCACCGTCGCGGCGACCGCGATCCTGGTGCTGTGGCTGTTC includes:
- a CDS encoding ABC transporter ATP-binding protein — its product is MRFGGIRAVDGASLTIERGAITGLIGPNGAGKTTLFNVIAGVHRPTAGHVYLDGEEITGLQPHELFAKGVLRTFQIAHEFSTLTVRENLMTVPGGQSGERLPNVWLRPGRVRAEEAALRTRAEEVIEFLKLDAVADELAGNLSGGQKKLVELGRTMMAQPRVVLLDEVGAGVNRTLLKEISGAILRLNLHRGYTFCIIEHDMELISLLCDPVIVMVEGKVLTQGSAPEVQSDERVVEAYLGSGSVTRDGRSVEPRA
- a CDS encoding ABC transporter ATP-binding protein, coding for MSLLEGEALTGGYGGPDILRGCSVAVDEGEIAVVVGPNGAGKSTAMKALFGLLNLRAGSVHLAGEEITALAPQARARRGMGFVPQTDNVFRSMTVQENLEMGAFIRGDDISGTLNEVYRLFPVLREKRRQPAGELSGGQRQQVAIGRALMNRPRVLMLDEPTAGVSPIVTKELFECIVDIASGGVAVLIVEQNARQALALADTGFVLVQGRNRHTGPGGELLADPEIRRSFLGG
- a CDS encoding branched-chain amino acid ABC transporter permease — its product is MTDLVNAVVLLANFVLVPAAVYGCQLALGALGVTLVYGVLRFSNFAHGETMAFGAMVTILVTWLLQSWQVGIAPLPTALLALPVGIAAGAGLCVVTDRWVYRFYRRKKAAPVILMVASVGVMFVVGGLIRFVIGPDDQVFTDGTRFVVSVRQFKEATGLREGLAIKTTQTITVAATAILVLWLFWFLGSTRTGKSMRAYSDNEDLALLSGINPERVVAVTWIIVGALAAVAGTLYGLDKSFKPFVYLSLLLPIFAAAIVGGLGSPLGAIAGGFVVAFSDVLLTYPYKKFLSYLGPEGWRPEGLVQLLSTDYKFAVSFGILVVVLLVRPTGIFGGKST